One Fibrobacter sp. UBA4297 genomic region harbors:
- a CDS encoding TIGR02147 family protein, which yields MKAIIEYTDYRKFIQDYYDERKRDSAFTWREFARNAGFSSAVFLKYVCEGKKNLSISAAGSVANAMGLAGFEKTYFVLMVTYAHAKGDEAKMDAFEKRCALARAHKVRVLGGEEFDYYKSWKNPLLRELAPNMPGARPAEMARACKPKISAAEVSETLDFLEDANLLKKDREGNYVQTDKSISMGSVDAVPLAAKDLQRQMGELAVKALDLPLAERSMSGVVVGLTQDSYERIKKELLECRRRVIAIATESDKTQRVYRLNLQLFPISERLDKCEENKVSGVGENEMRR from the coding sequence ATGAAGGCGATTATTGAATATACAGATTATCGCAAGTTCATTCAGGATTACTATGATGAACGTAAACGCGACTCCGCTTTTACTTGGCGTGAGTTTGCACGAAATGCCGGTTTTTCGTCGGCAGTTTTTTTGAAGTATGTTTGTGAAGGGAAAAAGAATCTGAGCATCAGCGCCGCAGGGTCGGTCGCAAATGCCATGGGGCTTGCCGGTTTCGAGAAGACGTATTTTGTTCTGATGGTTACGTATGCCCATGCAAAAGGGGACGAGGCGAAAATGGATGCTTTTGAAAAACGCTGTGCATTGGCGAGGGCGCATAAGGTTCGTGTTCTCGGTGGCGAAGAATTCGATTACTACAAGTCCTGGAAAAATCCGTTGCTCCGTGAACTTGCCCCGAATATGCCTGGCGCAAGACCTGCCGAAATGGCTCGTGCGTGCAAACCGAAAATTTCTGCGGCAGAAGTCTCCGAAACGCTTGATTTTTTGGAAGATGCGAATCTCTTGAAAAAAGACAGAGAAGGGAATTACGTGCAGACGGACAAGTCTATTTCTATGGGTTCCGTGGATGCAGTGCCGCTTGCCGCGAAAGATTTACAGCGCCAGATGGGTGAGCTTGCCGTAAAGGCTTTGGACTTGCCGCTTGCGGAACGCTCCATGTCGGGAGTTGTCGTGGGGCTGACGCAGGATTCTTATGAACGGATTAAGAAGGAACTTTTGGAATGTCGTCGCCGTGTTATTGCGATTGCTACGGAAAGCGACAAAACGCAGAGGGTTTATCGCTTGAATTTGCAACTGTTCCCGATAAGTGAACGGCTTGACAAATGTGAAGAAAATAAAGTAAGTGGAGTTGGTGAAAATGAAATGCGACGTTAA